Sequence from the Sinobacterium caligoides genome:
TGATCAGCAGCACAGCAAGACCTAGCAGCCCTACCCACACCACATGAAAACGCCACCTATGAGCTTGATGTTCCGTACTCACTGATTCACCAATATCGTTTGATTAACCGCGGGCTCTCTCATCCCGAGCTTCTCGTGAGCTATCGATTCAATCCGCGAATAAGCCCCCAAGCTGCTATTCTCTAACAACAACCTTCCCCACTCTGCTTCAATATAAACCGCCTTCTCATCAAGCTTTTGCAGCTCACCGAACAACTGCCTATTCCAATGCGTGCTATAAATAACAGCCAATGCAGAAACCATGTTCAATAACAACAACAGCGCCAACAAGCCTGCCTTCGCTGTGCGAGTTATCAAAAAACCTTCTGTCTCACCTCTATTCAACATCTCAGCACTACTTCAGCTTTACCGCAGTTCGCATAATCGCACTACGCGAACGAATATTATTCTCCACCTCATCGCGGCTGGCCTTAACAGCCTTACCTACCGCCTTAATTGGTGGCTCCATTTGATCCTGCGTTATAGGGATATGACGTGGGACAACAGGCCCTTTTTCCCTATCGCGAATAAAGCGCTTAACCATTCGATCTTCCAATGAGTGAAAGCTAATAACAACCAGACGGCCATTAATAGCAAGC
This genomic interval carries:
- the ftsL gene encoding cell division protein FtsL; its protein translation is MLNRGETEGFLITRTAKAGLLALLLLLNMVSALAVIYSTHWNRQLFGELQKLDEKAVYIEAEWGRLLLENSSLGAYSRIESIAHEKLGMREPAVNQTILVNQ